The Paraburkholderia sp. ZP32-5 genome includes a window with the following:
- a CDS encoding porin: MKKALLAAALMSAGVVAHAQSSVTLYGRLDAGLEYMSGVPTGSGANGQATGKDNRFKAESGDWGTSLWGLKGVEDIGGGNKVLFQLEGSFNTMTGAGPGGGGLFNRWATVGMSNAQYGTFTMGRMLFISNGVWDFDPFGQSNWSSASLVRGRNWPQSSNNFAYQSPKIAGFDFYGQYALSNATSWNGNGTTPQGREAGAQVTYTTSLFQIRGMYDEIRNSTNGQLWGGPVANNGINTNNTGNGVFAASREYSAMFNVFLGQFKIQGAYQAVRSAGATGVLPGQPTTLDHEWGGVTWQATPAAALIAAVYHVNANNGGGNATIYTIGGSYNLSKRTLLDIQAATVQNSRAANFGLNANNAGFATATDNPLQGRAQSGVYAGIQHSF, from the coding sequence ATGAAGAAAGCATTGCTCGCCGCTGCGCTGATGTCGGCCGGCGTTGTTGCACACGCTCAAAGCAGCGTGACGCTGTACGGCCGCCTGGATGCCGGCCTCGAGTACATGTCGGGTGTTCCGACCGGTTCCGGCGCCAATGGCCAGGCCACCGGCAAAGACAATCGCTTCAAGGCCGAAAGCGGCGACTGGGGTACCAGCCTGTGGGGCTTGAAGGGTGTCGAGGACATCGGCGGCGGCAATAAGGTCCTGTTCCAGTTGGAAGGCTCGTTCAATACGATGACGGGCGCGGGTCCTGGCGGCGGCGGTCTCTTCAATCGCTGGGCAACGGTCGGTATGTCGAACGCGCAGTACGGTACGTTCACGATGGGCCGCATGCTCTTCATCTCGAACGGCGTGTGGGACTTCGACCCGTTCGGTCAGTCGAACTGGTCGTCGGCATCGCTGGTGCGTGGCCGCAACTGGCCGCAGTCGAGCAACAACTTCGCTTACCAGTCGCCGAAGATCGCCGGCTTTGACTTCTACGGTCAGTACGCGCTGTCGAACGCAACGAGCTGGAACGGTAACGGCACGACGCCGCAAGGCCGCGAAGCTGGCGCACAGGTCACCTACACGACCTCGCTGTTCCAGATCCGCGGTATGTACGATGAAATCCGCAACTCGACGAACGGCCAGCTGTGGGGCGGTCCGGTTGCCAACAACGGCATCAATACGAATAACACCGGTAACGGCGTGTTCGCGGCATCGCGCGAATATTCGGCGATGTTCAACGTCTTCCTCGGCCAGTTCAAGATCCAGGGTGCTTACCAGGCTGTTCGCTCCGCGGGTGCAACGGGCGTGTTGCCGGGTCAGCCGACGACTCTCGATCACGAATGGGGCGGTGTGACGTGGCAGGCAACGCCGGCTGCAGCGCTGATCGCGGCGGTCTATCACGTGAATGCGAACAATGGCGGCGGCAACGCGACGATCTACACGATCGGCGGTTCGTACAACCTGTCGAAGCGCACGCTGCTGGACATCCAGGCAGCAACGGTGCAGAACAGC
- a CDS encoding ABC transporter ATP-binding protein has translation MNSNKQKLFVDELHKKYGDNEVLKGVSLKANAGDVISVIGSSGSGKSTMLRCINFLEQPNAGRIFVDGEEVRTQAAKDGALRVSDPKQLQRVRTKLAMVFQHFNLWSHMNVLENIIEAPVNVLGLKRKEAEDRAREYLEKVGLAPRLEKQYPSHLSGGQQQRVAIARALAMHPDVMLFDEPTSALDPELVGEVLKVMQKLAEEGRTMIVVTHEMGFARNVSNHVMFLHQGRVEEEGHPNEVFSNTKSERLKQFLSGSLK, from the coding sequence ATGAACTCCAACAAGCAGAAGCTCTTCGTCGATGAGCTTCATAAAAAGTACGGCGACAACGAAGTCCTCAAGGGCGTGTCGCTAAAGGCCAATGCCGGCGACGTGATCAGCGTGATCGGTTCGTCCGGCTCCGGCAAGAGCACGATGCTCCGCTGCATCAACTTTCTCGAACAGCCGAACGCGGGCCGCATTTTCGTCGACGGCGAGGAAGTGCGTACGCAAGCCGCCAAAGACGGCGCATTGCGCGTGTCGGATCCGAAGCAGTTGCAGCGTGTGCGCACGAAGCTCGCGATGGTGTTCCAGCACTTCAATTTGTGGTCGCACATGAACGTGCTCGAGAACATCATCGAGGCGCCGGTTAATGTACTCGGCCTGAAGCGCAAGGAAGCAGAAGACCGCGCGCGCGAATATCTGGAGAAGGTGGGCCTCGCGCCGCGACTGGAAAAGCAGTATCCGTCGCATCTGTCGGGCGGCCAGCAACAGCGTGTCGCGATTGCGCGCGCGCTCGCGATGCATCCCGACGTGATGCTGTTCGACGAGCCGACCTCCGCGCTCGATCCCGAACTCGTCGGCGAAGTACTGAAGGTGATGCAGAAGCTCGCGGAAGAAGGCCGCACGATGATCGTCGTGACCCACGAAATGGGATTCGCACGCAACGTGTCGAACCACGTGATGTTCCTGCACCAGGGCCGCGTCGAAGAAGAAGGTCACCCGAACGAAGTATTCAGTAACACGAAGAGCGAGCGTCTGAAGCAGTTTCTGTCGGGCAGTCTCAAATAA